In Aquila chrysaetos chrysaetos chromosome 10, bAquChr1.4, whole genome shotgun sequence, the following proteins share a genomic window:
- the PFN2 gene encoding profilin-2 isoform X2: MAGWQSYVDNLMCDGCCQEAAIVGYCDAKYVWAATAGGIFQSITPVEIDMIVGKDREGFFTNGLTLGAKKCSVIRDSLYVDGDCTMDIRTKSQGGEPTYNVAVGRAGRVLVFVMGKEGVHGGGLNKKAYSMAKYLRDSGF; the protein is encoded by the exons ATGGCCGGCTGGCAGAGCTACGTGGACAACCTGATGTGCGATGGCTGCTGCCAGGAGGCCGCCATTGTGGGCTACTGCGACGCCAAGTACGTCTGGGCAGCCACAGCCGGCGGCATCTTCCAGAGCATCACG ccAGTAGAAATAGATATGATTGTAGGAAAAGACCGAGAGGGTTTCTTCACCAATGGTCTGACCCTTGGTGCGAAGAAGTGCTCTGTGATCAGAGATAGCCTGTATGTCGATGGCGACTGCACAATGGACATCAGGACAAAGAGTCAAGGTGGTGAGCCGACGTACAATGTTGCTGTAGGCAGAGCTGGCCGAG tcttGGTCTTTGTAATGGGCAAAGAAGGGGTCCATGGAGGCGGATTGAATAAGAAGGCATACTCAATGGCAAAATACTTGAGAGACTCTGGGTTCTAG
- the PFN2 gene encoding profilin-2 isoform X1: MAGWQSYVDNLMCDGCCQEAAIVGYCDAKYVWAATAGGIFQSITPVEIDMIVGKDREGFFTNGLTLGAKKCSVIRDSLYVDGDCTMDIRTKSQGGEPTYNVAVGRAGRALVIVMGKEGVHGGTLNKKAYELALYLRRSDV; this comes from the exons ATGGCCGGCTGGCAGAGCTACGTGGACAACCTGATGTGCGATGGCTGCTGCCAGGAGGCCGCCATTGTGGGCTACTGCGACGCCAAGTACGTCTGGGCAGCCACAGCCGGCGGCATCTTCCAGAGCATCACG ccAGTAGAAATAGATATGATTGTAGGAAAAGACCGAGAGGGTTTCTTCACCAATGGTCTGACCCTTGGTGCGAAGAAGTGCTCTGTGATCAGAGATAGCCTGTATGTCGATGGCGACTGCACAATGGACATCAGGACAAAGAGTCAAGGTGGTGAGCCGACGTACAATGTTGCTGTAGGCAGAGCTGGCCGAG CATTGGTTATAGTCATGGGAAAGGAAGGTGTCCATGGAGGGACACTCAACAAGAAAGCATATGAACTGGCTTTATACCTGAGGAGGTCTGACGTCTAA